One window of the Eucalyptus grandis isolate ANBG69807.140 chromosome 8, ASM1654582v1, whole genome shotgun sequence genome contains the following:
- the LOC120287340 gene encoding probable LRR receptor-like serine/threonine-protein kinase At3g47570, which yields MPPQLIGLSSLAIILNLSCNHMSGILPTEVGKLKALTALDISNNLLVGEIPSSLGDCIALTSLRMGGNFFHGSIPQSFRWLGGIGELDLSRNNLSGQIPAFLTVFHSLKLLNLSYNKFEGMLPCEGVFKNATGTSIIGNNELCGGLPEFHLPICISKSSKSIKIHMVILSTSVISGVLGLALILAFIYLCWLKKKVNGEVSCSMDNSCPNVSYGTLLKATDGFSPVNLIGIGSFGSVYKGMLEENQTAIVVKVLHLAHHGALKSFIAECDAIKNIKHRNLLKILTVCSSIDYQGSDFKALVYEFMDNGSLEEWLHPNASSSHGNELPKRLNFIQRINIAIGVASALDYLHHQCHTPIVHCDLKPSNILLDAEMVAHVGDFGLAKFLVGSSLDYIANQMSSAGLRGTIGYAPPEYAMGCEVSREGDVYSYGILFLEMFTGLSPIDNTFRDNLTLHSYVARALPEQVLEITDNILLQERKSHLGPYSPPHWLSKSDGIFQECLLMVYNIGVACSYEVPERRMSISGVANKLHQIREKLFALGLHGQGAPLTTYI from the exons ATGCCCCCACAACTTATCGGTCTCTCATCATTAGCGATCATTCTAAACCTATCTTGTAACCATATGAGTGGAATTCTACCCACGGAAGTTGGCAAATTGAAAGCTTTAACTGCATTGGATATCTCGAACAATTTGTTGGTTGGTGAAATCCCAAGTAGTTTAGGTGATTGCATTGCATTGACATCGCTAAGGATGGGAGGCAACTTCTTCCATGGGTCCATTCCTCAATCATTCAGATGGTTAGGAGGTATTGGAGAACTAGATCTTTCACGAAACAATTTATCAGGCCAGATTCCAGCATTCCTAACAGTATTTCATTCCTTGAAACTTCTGAATTTATCATACAATAAGTTTGAAGGCATGCTACCATGTGAAGGAGTCTTTAAGAATGCTACAGGTACTTCTATTATTGGGAACAATGAGCTCTGCGGCGGATTGCCAGAATTTCACCTCCCCATATGCATATCCAAAAGCTCCAAGAGTATAAAGATCCATATGGTGATATTGTCCACTTCTGTTATATCCGGAGTTCTTGGGCTAGCTCTTATTCTAGCTTTTATATATCTTTgttggttgaagaagaaagtaaaCGGAGAAGTTTCATGTTCAATGGATAATTCATGTCCGAACGTATCTTATGGAACACTCTTAAAAGCTACTGACGGTTTTTCTCCAGTGAATTTGATTGGTATTGGAAGCTTTGGTTCTGTTTACAAGGGGATGCTTGAGGAAAATCAAACCGCTATTGTAGTGAAAGTGCTTCATTTAGCCCATCATGGTGCTCTGAAGAGCTTCATAGCCGAGTGTGAtgcaataaaaaatataaaacatcgaaatcttttgaagataCTAACAGTTTGCTCAAGTATTGATTACCAAGGAAGTGATTTTAAGGCGTTAGTTTATGAATTCATGGATAATGGAAGCCTAGAAGAGTGGCTACACCCCAACGCATCATCATCTCATGGGAATGAGCTTCCAAAAAGGTTGAATTTTATTCAGAGGATAAATATTGCTATTGGTGTTGCTTCTGCACTGGATTATCTTCATCACCAGTGTCATACCCCCATTGTTCATTGTGATTTGAAGCCAAGCAATATCCTCTTAGATGCTGAGATGGTCGCACATGTTGGCGACTTTGGGTTAGCAAAATTCCTTGTTGGATCATCCCTTGATTATATAGCCAATCAAATGAGCTCAGCTGGTCTAAGAGGGACAATCGGTTATGCTCCAccag AATATGCAATGGGATGCGAGGTTTCAAGAGAAGGTGATGTGTATAGTTACGGCATTCTCTTTTTGGAGATGTTCACAGGGTTGAGTCCCATCGACAACACCTTTAGAGATAATTTGACTCTTCATAGTTATGTTGCAAGAGCTTTGCCTGAACAAGTGCTTGAAATTACGGACAACATCCTACTTCAAGAAAGGAAGAGCCATTTAGGCCCTTATAGTCCTCCGCATTGGCTTTCCAAAAGCGATGGCATATTTCAAGAGTGTTTGCTTATGGTATATAATATCGGAGTTGCTTGTTCCTACGAAGTTCCCGAAAGACGGATGAGCATAAGTGGCGTTGCAAATAAGCTACATCAAATTAGAGAGAAACTCTTTGCCCTGGGTTTACATGGACAAGGTGCACCACTAACAACTTATATTTAG
- the LOC104434007 gene encoding probable tRNA N6-adenosine threonylcarbamoyltransferase gives MKKKIALGFEGSANKIGIGVVTLDGDILSNPRHTYITPPGQGFLPRETAQHHLQHVLPLVKESLKTAQVTPDDIDCLCYTKGPGMGAPLQVSAIVIRILSQLWKKPIVAVNHCVAHIEMGRIVTGADDPVVLYVSGGNTQVIAYSEGRYRIFGETIDIAVGNCLDRFARVLTLSNDPSPGYNIEQLAKKGDQFIDLPYVVKGMDVSFSGILSFIEATAEEKLKNNECTPADLCYSLQETLFAMLVEITERAMAHCDKKDVLIVGGVGCNERLQEMMRVMCSERGGKLYATDDRYCIDNGAMIAYTGLLAYAHGTSTPLEESTFTQRFRTDEVHAIWREKEELKKANGTGTAG, from the exons ATGAAGAAAAAGATAGCCCTTGGTTTCGAGGGGTCAGCCAACAAGATTGGCATTGGGGTGGTCACTCTTGATGGCGATATTTTGTCTAATCCACGTCATACCTACATCACTCCTCCTGGACAAGGCTTTCTTCCACGAGAAACTGCTCAGCACCATCTCCAGCATGTACTTCCTTTGGTCAAAGAATCTCTGAAAACCGCCCAAGTGACTCCTGACGACATTGACTGTCTTTGTTATACAAAGGGTCCAGGCATGGGAGCCCCTCTGCAAGTTTCTGCTATTGTCATTAGGATCCTTTCACAGCTGTGGAAGAAACCGATTGTTGCTGTTAATCATTGTGTGGCACATATTGAAATGGGTAGGATTGTGACTGGTGCTGATGATCCGGTTGTGTTGTATGTAAGTGGTGGAAATACACAGGTCATTGCTTACAGTGAGGGAAGGTATCGGATTTTTGGAGAGACTATTGATATTGCTGTTGGAAACTGCTTGGACAGATTTGCTAGAGTCTTGACACTGTCCAACGATCCTAGCCCTGGATACAACATTGAGCAG CTTGCCAAGAAGGGAGATCAATTCATCGATCTTCCTTATGTTGTCAAAGGGATGGATGTATCTTTTAGTGGAATCTTGAGCTTTATCGAAGCTACTGCTGAagaaaagcttaaaaataaTGAGTGCACCCCTGCAGATTTGTGCTACTCTCTACAG GAAACACTTTTTGCAATGCTCGTGGAAATCACAGAGCGGGCAATGGCACATTGCGACAAGAAAGATGTTTTGATTGTCGGTGGTGTGGGTTGCAATGAGCGATTGCAAGAGATGATGAGAGTTATGTGTTCGGAGCGAGGCGGCAAATTGTATGCAACCGACGATAGGTACTGCATTGACAATGGTGCTATGATTGCATACACCGGACTCCTTGCTTATGCTCATGGGACATCAACTCCATTAGAGGAGTCGACTTTCACCCAAAGGTTCCGTACGGATGAGGTGCACGCGATCTGGAGGGAGAAAGAGGAATTGAAGAAAGCGAATGGTACTGGTACTGCAGGCTAG